Part of the Rhizobium sp. CCGE531 genome is shown below.
GATCATCCCGGCTGTCAACAAGTCGCTCGGTCATGCGCCCGCCATGACCGGATAACTCCCTTCCGAGATCAGAGAGCAATTTTTGATGATGAGCCGTCTGGATATGACTGAAGTCGGTCTCGGTTCACGGCGAACGGCCCTCGCTGACGATCCGGATCTCTGGCCAGAAGAGACGGCGATTTAGACTTTGGCGAACTCGCCACAATCAACTGCCGTAGTGACCATCATAACTCAGCCAGATTGAGTGTCTCGAAGTGAAATGGGCCGCGTACCCCAGCGGAAAAACGCTCGGCGGCGTTCAGAGCCAACTCTAACCTTTCGCGAGGCGGTGAGCTTGATGATGCAAAGAGCGCGCCCAGTGCTATTTGCTGACCACATCCACAGGCGTCAAAGCCATCGACCGGCTCAACAACCTGGTAATCATCGTCAATTCTGAAAAGCCTTCCGGCATAGCCGACGAGGAAGGTGCCGCCGCGCTCGACTTCGTCCTGCCGCCGTGCGTAGCCGCCATCCTTCAGGCACTGGCGAAGCGCGTCGACGAAATCCGTCACCATGAAGGCATAGACATCCGTTTCAGGATCTCTTTTGGGCGGCTTGAGGGAATGTGCCAATAGCTGGCCCATTCTGAACGAAGAGGTAAACCCGAAGAGAAAGTCCCGGTTGCGGAAAACTTTGCGATCGGCTCGGAGGGTAAGCGAATAGCCGGCCACACCAGCGCTATCGCCCCCGATGTGAACAGATCCGTTGCTGATCAAACCGACAATGCATGTCATCCGCCGCCGCTCCTCCTGTGGGCTGATTAGTAGAACCCAATGTCGCCACTGGCTGCCGACCATGCTTTGTCGACTTTGCTGCCCCAAGCTCTGCTAGCAAACAGCTTGCCAAACAGCGCCTCGGCCCCTGTCAATTGTCTGTCAGCTTCCCGACGGTAGTGCCGCTTTCTGGCCGATTGGCGCGATTACCAGGTCTGTGATGAACCGGCACGCGCTCGCCTGAAACCTCAATAAGTCTTTGCGTTGTAGTTTGATCGTAAACGCTCATTTCCCTGCACGTTGACGCCCGCGATTCCGGCGCGGTGTTCGACTTGGGAACGGTTTCTGCGTTGATCAGGCCGCTGCGGCCTTTGGAAAGTTGAATGGCAGCAGGTCAGAGATGTCGGCGTCGTCGGCGCGCTGCGGCAATTCGGTGAGGACGTGGCGCAAGTAGGCCAGTGGCTCGACGCCGCAAGCCCGGCATGTCAGCATGAGGCTGTAGACCACGGCGCTGGCCTTTGCTCCATCGACGGTGTCGCTGAACAGCCAGCTTTTTCTGCCAGTTGCAAAAATCCTGATGTCACGCTCCAGAAGGTTGTTGTCGATCGGCATCCTGCCATCATTTGTGTAACGCGTCAGATATTCCCATTGGTTCAGCGTGTAGGAGATGGCATCGCCAAGCTTGCTGTCCGGCAAGACCTTCGGGGCGATTTCATCGAGCCATTTTTTCAGGGCATTCAGGATGGGAACGCTATGTTCCTGGCGAAAGCGGCGAATGCAATGATCTCGCGTTTCGCCGTCATCCGGTATTTCGTCGCGCGCTTGCTTTTCAATCCGGTAGAGTTGTTCGAAGAACTTGAGGGCCTGCTCCGGTGGGCCGCCGGGTTTGTTTCTCGTCTTGAGAGCATTGACAAACCGCCGTCTTGAATGGGCCATACATCCAATGTGGGTGGCCCCCTCCAGCGTGCGCCAGGCGGAATAACCATCGCTCATCAATATGCCGCGGTAATCGCCGAGAAAGGCCTGCGGATAGATCTGTCCGCGGCCCGGCTGATAATCGAGAAGCACGATCGGCTCGGCACTGTCCTCACCGCTGCGATAAGCCCACATGAAGGATGTGTCGGTGGCCGCTCTGTCCTTTTCCTTCAGGACCTGAACAGTCGTCTCGTCGCCATGGATGAGAGACTGTGATCGAAGCCGCAGCTTCAGCGCGTCATAGATGCGGACGAGATGCTTCTCGCTCGAGCCGATCACCCAGTGCCCCAGAGCACCGCGGCTGACAGGAACGCCGGCGCGCTCGAAGGCCTGTGCCAGACGATAGAGTGGCGTGCCATCGACATATTTGTGCACCAACGCGAAGGCTAGCGTCGAGGCCGTGGCAATGCTGCCCGGCAAGGGTTGCGCGGGCATCGGCGCAATGATGACCGGCGTGTTGATGCCGGTGCGGTCGCAATTCCGGCAGGCATATTTGAACCGCACATTCTGAAGGACCTTTGCCTTCACCTCGATATGAAGCTGCTCGCTAACGGCCTCACCCATGCGATGCATTTGGTGATGGCAGCAGGGGCAAGCCTTCTGATCGTCGGGCAGGTCATATTCGACGCGTTCGCGCGGCAGGTTTTCCGGTAACGGTCGGCGGCCGCGCTTCTTGCCTTCCTGCTTTTCTGCCGGCGGCAAGCCGGTGTCCGGAAGATCGACGACATCGCCTTCTTCGCTGTCATCCTCACCGGCGACCTGTTCGGCTTCATTGAAGAGGCGATCAATGTGCTTTTCGCTCTTCGGCGCAAAACGATGTGAGCGAGCAAGCGCCAGCTCTTCCTCGAGTTTGACGACGCGCTCGGCAAGTTGACGGTTTTCCGCCTGCAGCGCGGCAATGCGCGCCATCAGCTCCTCAACAGTCGGTTCGCCAGTTCGATTCATCAGATTCTTGAATCGAAAGCATGCCGCCGCGTCAACCGCTCAATTCGATATCCTTCAGCCAGCGACTTGATATTGCCGCACCGGATGGCGAACCATCGCGTCAATGTCGATGCCGTCGAGAATCCAGTGGAGCTGCTCGGTCGAAAGCGTCACCACCGCAGTCTCCCGGCGTGGCCATCGGAACCTGTCTTCCGTCAAGCGCTTCAGGACCATCACAAAACCGGACCGATCGAAGAACAACAACTTCATCCGGTCGCGCCAACGCGTTTCATAATGCATCCCTCTGTTAAAGTCCGGGCAATCGGACAACCTTATCATATTGATAATCTTCATAAATCTTGGGCCGTCGCCCGACCACACCCTGCACCCCTATCAGAACAGCCTCTGAGGTTAGCGCTTCAATCGGAACCATCCACTGTGAGCCTGGCAAGATTTGCGTTGCGGGCAAGATGCCCTTCTTTACAAGGCTTTTCGCCGATCCGATGCAGATACCGAGCCTTTCGGCAGCTTTCATCAGGCTAATCACGGGACTGCCCGCTTTTGTGGGATCATATTCTGGAATGCCCAACCGCTCGCGCATGTCACGAACACGCACCGCCGTCCAACCCTCACCATCACCGGTCTTGCAAAGCATCCGATTGAGGGACACTGCGAGCTCCCGATCTGGCCAATGTCCGCCCAGCTTTCGTAGTGCCTCTACGGCGGGCGGGGCCATATCGCTCGGATATCGGCCAGTCTTGACACGCGCCACGCGTACCTCAGTATGGCGGCCACCGGTCCAATGGATCAGCAGCACAGCCTGGTTGGTCGTATCGTCGAGATCGCAGATGATCTCCTGGACCAGAATATGGATGAGCCGCTGCTTTGTCCGCGTATCGGTTGACGGTGCATTCCAGGCTGTCGGTAAGTCATGGGCAAGCTGTAGAAGCCGGCCACGATCAATTGCTGGACGTGCTGTCGACAGCGCGGACAATTCTTCGATCTTGCGCTCAAGCATGCTCACACGTTCCAGTGCATCGTTCCAACGAGCTTCCAGTTCGCGGGCGACATGACGTTTGGCCGGATCGACCAGCTCGTATCTGCGTCCGGCCAGTGACGCCTCATAGCGTGCGCCTTCAAGGTCCCGCTCAATTGCCGCTATAACATCTCTTGCGGACCGCTCAACCTGATCCGAGGCGAAGATCGCCGCTTCGACAGCGCGATCCGAAACCGCTTCCAGAATCTGAGTGGCCACGGCACGATCGACCCTCACGCCGCCAATTCCGATGCAAAGCCCGAGACCCACACGAGCGTCGTCGCCGCGGCACTGATAGCGATGCGCGTTGCCCTTTGCGCCGCCGTAGAAGACACGCATCATTCGGCCGCAGCGGCCGCATCGTATCAGTCCCGTCAACAGCGCACGACCGCCACGCGCCGATTTGCGATCACAATTCCTCTTCATGTGTGCGTTCTCGGTCAGAAGCTTCTGGTTCTCTTCATACTCCCGCCATGTGATGTAACCTTGATGATTGTCGCGCAGCAATACACTCCATTCATCCCTGGGCTTGCGCAGCCCGTTGGCCTTGCGAGCGCGACCATCGATGATCAACGTTCGTTGTGCTCGCCTTCCGAAGACATAGGCGCCCGCGTAGAGTGGATTGTGGAGGATCTGCATGACGCTATGATAAGCTGGCGCCTTCCAGACGAGCTTGCGCACTTCCACGTTGCGCAAGACGACGGGCATTTTGATATCGGCCGACCGCAGCCACAAAAAGACTTGTCGCCCACTTCCCAGTTCCCGGAATTTGTCAAAGACAAGCCTGATCGCCTCCGCCACATGTTCGTCCGGATCGATCTCGATCTTGCCCGCCTCACTCCAGCAGAAGCCCGGAGGCAACATGAACCGGAACTCCCCGCGTCCCGCCTTGGAATCGCGCGCGGCAATGCCGCGCTGACGGATCAAACTCAGTTCATACTCCGACATCGTGCCTTTCAGCCCAAGCAGCAGACGATCATTGACAAGCCTTGGATCAAAGGCGCCATCTGGATCGATGACCAGCGTACCAGTGAGCGCGCACAGATCGATCAGATGATGCCAGTCCCGCCCATTGCGCGCCAGACGCGATGCCTCGATGCAATAGACCGCACCTACGTTACCCGAGCAGACCAGCGCGACAAGCCGCTCAAACCCAGGTCGCTCCACGCTGCCTGAGCCTGAGCGTCCAAGGTCATCATCGATCACAGTTACCGATGCAAACCCGGTCGTTGCGGCGGCACCAGCCAGATCATATTGCCGGCGCTGGCTTTCGAGATTGCCCGTCACTTGCGCCATGGTTGACTGGCGGACATAGACAATCGCGGCGCGGCCCAGATGGTCAGACGTGATCTTCGTGTTCATCTACGCCTCCCGTCTTCGCCGTTTTGCTCGCTCCCAAAGCCTCCAACAGAAGATCCGCCAGCGTTTCCACCAGTCCTTTGACGTTCTTGACCACCGGAATCTGGCGATTTTGACGCTCCAACTCCAGAACGAGTTGGTCGCGATTTTGATGTCGCCTGTTTCGCATTACCCTTCTCCTTCTTCCTCGAAGGACGAGAGCTTGCGCCTCCTGCCTGAGTCGCGCCGAACGACGCCAACGCGGCCGCCAATTCATTCAGGCCATCAATGCTGATCTCGGGTGATCCAAGCCTCATGCCGCTGCAATAACTCTCGTCGAACATCCAGTTCGGCAGCTCACGGGAGAGGTGATCGGGACGCTCGTCCGTATAGATGCACATCAGGGTCTTCCCGCGGCGATAACGCGAGACCTGCACCCTGCAGCCGAACAGCGGATGCCACGGATATGCGATCGTCGAATATCGAAAACCGTATGTAGAATGTCGGTCGTTGGCGGCGGCGATTGCAAAACGCAAAGATCGCAGGCGCGAACGGGTCAAGCTCCATCACCTCCTGCACCAGGACCGCAAGGCTGTTGATGCCGGCGCGAAAGTCGATCGGTTCGCGATGCAGATAGACGTTGAGATCAGCGCCCAGTCTGAACATGGCCGAGAGCTCCGATGATTGCCGTCAATGCATCCACATCACCGCATTCCAGCGTCAGCTTCACGCCATTCGGCAAAGCCGCGCTCACCTTGGCTGGGAGTGGCGACGACCTCGACAGCCGCTCCTCACCAGGCAAAGCAGGCCAGCCCACCGAACTGCTCTGCATCGGCAAACTGTGCTGCGCAGCGCTGACTTGAACCGGAATGAACGCCGACAGCGCAGGTGGCGGCAAAGCAACGGCGTCCTTGGCCGTCTTTATCCATTTCCGAAGAAGGTTGGCATTGATCCCATGTTCAAGCGCAAGCCGCGATACCGACACGCCGGGCTCCAGGCAGGCAGCAACCAGCCGCTCTTTCGACGCCGGATCGTATCGACGGCGGCCGTTGCGCAAAATCCGCCTCACCGCCAGTTTCTGTTCATCGCTCTCAATCACGTGGTGTCCACCTCCGTTAAGTGGACACTTCATGCCAAAACACGCTCAATGCAAAAAGGTGCGGCGAAATTCGCGCTTACGTTTGATCGAGGGGACGATGTCGGGTTTGTTCCGTCCGCGACACCGACGTGTTCGCCAACTGACGCATCCATGCCTGAACCGTTGGGATAGCGGGTCATTTCACGCTCTATGCGCAGCTGGCACGGCTTTTGAAGTTCCCTTTGCCAGGAGGTGATAGGAACGACGACCTGTGCCGAGATCGATCCGACAGAATGACGAGAAAGGCATCATGCCAAGTCTGGCGCAGATCCGCATTCAGCCCGAAGGACCGTTGCCCGCTTGGCATCGGAACGCTCGATTGCTGGAGTGGCGGCGATTCTCATAATAACTCGGCTCGACCAATAGTCGCCAATGAACCCCCGCTGGTTTCAATGAACCTGTGCTTACCGGACTTTCGCATTCGTCGGATAAAAGTCGGTGGGTGCGGCGGTGATCAGCCCTTCTGCGCCAAATGGAGGACCGCCTTTTCTTTGCCGCGCCAGCTACGGTTTTTCCTGCGGAGCTGAGTGGAGGCCGAAGTACTGTGCGAGCTTTCCGCGAGCCTAGACCGAACCGTCTGACGATTGCTCCGTTTGCGGAGATCATCGCCAGCGGCCACGGAGCAGTAACGATTTCTGGCAGGGCCAAATCCATTTGTTCGGCTAAAACGGCCACGTGTTTCTCACCTTCGGAGGCTCGGCAACACAAAACCAGGCAAGGACAATACCATCCGTTCTCGGGACAGATCGTACGGCCATCGTGCCCGCCATCACAGACTTACCTCCCCGCACAACGGAGTCTTCCCGATTAGGAGTTTTTCGCACATGAGTGTTATCGATGCTCGGCCGACACTGAATGCCCCCGATGACGACCCTTATCTCTGGCTCGAAGACATCGATGGCGAGAAAGCTTTGATTTGGGTCACTGAGCAATCGGCGCGAACGCTTTCGCGTTTTGGCGGGCCGCCGTTCGAAGGAGACCGCGACACGCTCGCGGGCATTTTCGACTGCCCTGACAAGATTGCGGGGATCACGCGCCGGGACCGATACCTTTATAATTTCTGGCGCGATGCCGAAAACCCGAGAGGCGTGTGGCGCAGAACAACACTCGCCGCCTACATGGCGGCGGAGCCGGAGTGGGAGATCGTTCTCGACGTGGATGCCCTTGCCAAGGCCGAGGGAAAGGACTGGATATGGGACAGTGCCTCGATCGAACCGGGCAGATGCGAAAGCGCCGTCCTTCACCTGTCGCTGGGTGGCAGCGATGCGGTCGTGCATCGCGAGTACGATCTAACCACGCGAAGCCTCGTTACCGACGGCTTCAATCTCCCGGAGGCCAAAGGCGATGTTGCCTGGCTCGATCACGACACTCTTTTGCTTTCCATCGCTCTCGGCGATGGCATGGCCACGCGCTCCGGCTATGCGCGCACAGTGCGGTTGTGGACGCGTGACTCCGATCCGCTCGCCGCACCGGTTATCTTCGCGGCGGGTCCCGATTCCATCCTCGTGTTCGGCTTTCTGGATCGTACCGCCGCAAGCGAACGCGTTTGGTTCATCGAGCGGGGCTTTTTCAATACGGTCGGCTGGATCGGCGACAGGAGCGGTCCGAAGACCAAGATCGATCTTCCTCGAGATGCTAGCTGGAACGTCTTCGGTGATTGGCTGGCTGTGAAGTTGCGTAACGCATGGACGGTCGGAGGGACGACCCATGCAGCTGACGCACTGATCGGCATCTCCCTGTCCTCGTTCATCGCCGGCGCGCGTAACTTTGCTACGCTGTTTGAACCGGACGAAAGGTGCGCCCTGCAGTCCTTCTTCTGGAACGATGGAAAGCTCGTGGTATCCCTCCTCGACAATCTCGTCCCTCGCTTCGATATGTTCACGCCTGGACGACAGGATTGGACGCACCGAACGTTGGACACCATGCCCGCTGCGACGACTGTTCGAGCCTGGCCCTTAGATGCGGAAGTTCACGAGAGCAATGGGGAAGTCCTTGTCTCGGCTGAAGATCCAGTGACGCCGCCGCAGCTTCTCTTGTTCAATCTTAACGGGGCGCCGCGGCTCGGCGCCCCCGTCGTCCTGAAACGCGATCCAGACAAATTCGATGCATCCGGATTGCTGGTCACGCGTCACGAGGCGGGTTCGACTGATGGTGAAATAATCCCCTATACACAGGTCGGGCCGGAAAACGGAAACGGAAATGCGCCGGTTCACCTCACCGCCTGTGGCGACTACGGCAAATCGGTTCTGCCCCATTACAACTCCGCGATAGGCAAGCTGTGGCTCGAACCCGGCGGCACGAGCGTGGTGGCCAACATCCGCGGCGGCAGCGAGTTCGGTACGCGCTGGCACGAGGCTGGAAAAAGGGCGGGAAGGCGTCTTGCCCATGACGATTTCGCCGCCGTGGCCGCCGACCTGGTGCGCCGGGGTGTCACGCGTCCCGGACGGATCGCTGCCGAGGGCGGTTCAAATGGCGGTCTCCTGATCGCCAACATGCTAACTCGATATCCGGAGCGTTTCGGCGCACTCTTTTGCACAGTACCCGTTCTCGATCTGCGTCGTTACACCAAGCTCCTCGCCGGCGCGAGCCGGATTGACGAAAAGGGTGATCCCGACAAGCCGGAGGATTGGGCCTTTCTCAGTCAAATGTCTGCCTATCACACGGCCGAAGCCGGGCAATTCTACCCGCCCATCCTGCTCGCAACCCGAAGAGGGGACGACCGCGTCCATCCGGGGCACGCACGTAAGATGGCTGCAAAGCTGCAGGCACTCGGCTGCCCCGCTTACTTCTACGAAGCTGAGGTCGGTGGTCATGGCGCCGGCGCGGACAATCGCGAGCAGGCGGCGTTCCTAGCCCTAGGTTACGGTTTCCTTCGCGATGCGATCGGCTTTTCGGAACGTCTGTGACTGGTTGAGGAAAGCAGCAGATCGACTTGAAGCGGCGAGGCACTCCCTCCATCATAAACGGTATCATCGACCCTTAGGTCGCCGCGCGGCAACTGCATGGCAGAAGAGGGCCTGCCAAGAAGGCAGTCGGAGTGCATTCCAACAGGCGAAATCCGTCTGTCAGAACTTGGATCCGCGCCGGAACGGTTGCTCGTCTAGCGAAGAACCGGCTCTCCATGGAAACGGCGTTTTGATGGTTTTGAGACGCCAAAACCGACCTCCATCATCAGTCGAGGCCTCTGCTTCGCCAGGGTACCCATATGAAAGCCGAAAGGATCCTCGACGAAACCTGAACCCGCTTTGCCGGTCAAAGTGATGGCATTTTCTGCGCCATAGAAATCAAGCACCTCGTGCGCCGGATGGCCAACGAGCAGAGTCAATTGATGCCTCAAGCGCCGACGGTTGTGGCTGCCGCGCACGTAGACATGCGGACCGGAATTGCCATCGACGTCGGAGAGGTAAAAGAAAAACTTCAGCATCCGCCAATCATCAAGATCGAAGTGAAACTTGAAGGAAGCGCGGCTCAGATCCGCATCCGAAGCATTTTTCGTCGGAAAGCTCCACCACGTCCGCGTGGTGATCAATCTCGCGTTGCCGCCGAGATAATGCCTTGCCACGTCGAGAAGCAGCGGATCTTGCTGCACGGCAACGACGGCATCACATCGTAACGCCCGTTCGTAATGGTGGCCACTTAGTATCGTCCTGCCAAACCACCCCTCGGCTTCGACATGGTCGCTGGCCAAGAAGTCGAACCTTCGGTCGAAATTGCCGAAGCAAGGCGTTTCATGTCCAAAACGGGCAATTTCCTCGCAGATTGCGGTGGGAAGCGTCAAGCCGGCAAAAAGGCCCGTACTTCTCAATTCGGCTGCGATCGTCTCTGCCTTGAGGTCACCAAACATCGAGGGTTTGCGACTTTCCAGCCGCGGCGCTTGTCTTGCGGTCAGCCAATGTGCCTTGCGGAACGGCATCGTGCGTGCCAGCAGGAACATTGGTAGCCAAGCCGGGTTCTCCCGCATATCAGTGAGATAGGTTGGAATTCGAGACACCATCCGACGAAATACCCCGCCGTTGCGCGCGATCTGTTCGAGGTCCTTCGGGTTGGAGTTTGCGGAGCTGAGCATTCGATGGCCTTTCATGGATGATGGAAGTTCCTCCTGCGGGCAAGAACCTGCACTCGATACGGATAGTCTCGACAAAACGTGTTCCTGTTGATGCTATGAAATCCAGTAACGGATCAACGGAATGTGCAAAGGCGGTGTGCTGTCGCACGCCGCCTTTGCTGGCCTTGTCCAGGGGAGGATTCGTTCAAGGGAATGTGTTCGTTGCTCCTCTTATCGAAACCAGATTTGACATTAGGCGCGGTCGGACCTAGCCCAATGAGCGGAAATCGGGAGCACCGGCTTTGATTGCATGACTGAACATCACTTTCCCTAAAGTTTGTTTTCGAACGATCAAAGTCGGGGCATAGGAACCGATTCTTGACTTCGTTTGCAAATCTATTGTTTAGATAACGCTTATTTACGATATGGATAAATCAAGACAGCTCCGCAATTTCAGGGACTGAGACCCGTTCATGATGCCGATCTACACCGGCATTTCGGTACGGCAGTTTCCTGTTGAAGACTCCCCACCGGATGTCAGATCGCCAAAGGCGTTAAGGCATGGGGATTGAGCGGATCTTAAAACGCGCGCTGATAGCCGATCTCCTTCGCGTGGATCCCGTACGGCGGCGTGTTCGGCAACGGCGGGTGCTTGCCACGTTCGCTCTGATATTCGAACCAAGCGATTGCTCTTGCCGCGATGACGTGAGTGGAGGCCTTTATGCCGAGCTCCTTGAGTGGCCCGAAATTTTGTCCGATACCATGCAACGATGCGTGGAAGGTTCCACGTCTTGTCGTCTCACGACCGCCCCCAAGGGGGTTGCCCGGTTAAGAGATTGCCAAGCCGCGCAACGAGAGTAGACCGCAAACATCCCCAAAACCGTTTTATGCGACCGTTCGGGCGAGCCAATGCAACTGTGCACTCGATTTACTTGATTTCGGTCAACTTATATTCTTTCAATAGGCACGATGATCGATGGCGTGTATGGCACACCTCCACGCCGTGGATGAAGGAAAACATGCGCTTTAAAGGTCTTGATCTAAATCTCCTTGTCGTGCTCGACGCCCTCATGACCGAGCGCAACCTCACAGCAGCGGCACGAAGCATCAATCTGAGCCAGCCCGCGATGAGCGCGGCCGTCGCGCGG
Proteins encoded:
- a CDS encoding prolyl oligopeptidase family serine peptidase; protein product: MSVIDARPTLNAPDDDPYLWLEDIDGEKALIWVTEQSARTLSRFGGPPFEGDRDTLAGIFDCPDKIAGITRRDRYLYNFWRDAENPRGVWRRTTLAAYMAAEPEWEIVLDVDALAKAEGKDWIWDSASIEPGRCESAVLHLSLGGSDAVVHREYDLTTRSLVTDGFNLPEAKGDVAWLDHDTLLLSIALGDGMATRSGYARTVRLWTRDSDPLAAPVIFAAGPDSILVFGFLDRTAASERVWFIERGFFNTVGWIGDRSGPKTKIDLPRDASWNVFGDWLAVKLRNAWTVGGTTHAADALIGISLSSFIAGARNFATLFEPDERCALQSFFWNDGKLVVSLLDNLVPRFDMFTPGRQDWTHRTLDTMPAATTVRAWPLDAEVHESNGEVLVSAEDPVTPPQLLLFNLNGAPRLGAPVVLKRDPDKFDASGLLVTRHEAGSTDGEIIPYTQVGPENGNGNAPVHLTACGDYGKSVLPHYNSAIGKLWLEPGGTSVVANIRGGSEFGTRWHEAGKRAGRRLAHDDFAAVAADLVRRGVTRPGRIAAEGGSNGGLLIANMLTRYPERFGALFCTVPVLDLRRYTKLLAGASRIDEKGDPDKPEDWAFLSQMSAYHTAEAGQFYPPILLATRRGDDRVHPGHARKMAAKLQALGCPAYFYEAEVGGHGAGADNREQAAFLALGYGFLRDAIGFSERL
- a CDS encoding transposase, which gives rise to MESDEQKLAVRRILRNGRRRYDPASKERLVAACLEPGVSVSRLALEHGINANLLRKWIKTAKDAVALPPPALSAFIPVQVSAAQHSLPMQSSSVGWPALPGEERLSRSSPLPAKVSAALPNGVKLTLECGDVDALTAIIGALGHVQTGR
- a CDS encoding recombinase family protein, with translation MNTKITSDHLGRAAIVYVRQSTMAQVTGNLESQRRQYDLAGAAATTGFASVTVIDDDLGRSGSGSVERPGFERLVALVCSGNVGAVYCIEASRLARNGRDWHHLIDLCALTGTLVIDPDGAFDPRLVNDRLLLGLKGTMSEYELSLIRQRGIAARDSKAGRGEFRFMLPPGFCWSEAGKIEIDPDEHVAEAIRLVFDKFRELGSGRQVFLWLRSADIKMPVVLRNVEVRKLVWKAPAYHSVMQILHNPLYAGAYVFGRRAQRTLIIDGRARKANGLRKPRDEWSVLLRDNHQGYITWREYEENQKLLTENAHMKRNCDRKSARGGRALLTGLIRCGRCGRMMRVFYGGAKGNAHRYQCRGDDARVGLGLCIGIGGVRVDRAVATQILEAVSDRAVEAAIFASDQVERSARDVIAAIERDLEGARYEASLAGRRYELVDPAKRHVARELEARWNDALERVSMLERKIEELSALSTARPAIDRGRLLQLAHDLPTAWNAPSTDTRTKQRLIHILVQEIICDLDDTTNQAVLLIHWTGGRHTEVRVARVKTGRYPSDMAPPAVEALRKLGGHWPDRELAVSLNRMLCKTGDGEGWTAVRVRDMRERLGIPEYDPTKAGSPVISLMKAAERLGICIGSAKSLVKKGILPATQILPGSQWMVPIEALTSEAVLIGVQGVVGRRPKIYEDYQYDKVVRLPGL
- a CDS encoding IS66 family transposase, producing the protein MNRTGEPTVEELMARIAALQAENRQLAERVVKLEEELALARSHRFAPKSEKHIDRLFNEAEQVAGEDDSEEGDVVDLPDTGLPPAEKQEGKKRGRRPLPENLPRERVEYDLPDDQKACPCCHHQMHRMGEAVSEQLHIEVKAKVLQNVRFKYACRNCDRTGINTPVIIAPMPAQPLPGSIATASTLAFALVHKYVDGTPLYRLAQAFERAGVPVSRGALGHWVIGSSEKHLVRIYDALKLRLRSQSLIHGDETTVQVLKEKDRAATDTSFMWAYRSGEDSAEPIVLLDYQPGRGQIYPQAFLGDYRGILMSDGYSAWRTLEGATHIGCMAHSRRRFVNALKTRNKPGGPPEQALKFFEQLYRIEKQARDEIPDDGETRDHCIRRFRQEHSVPILNALKKWLDEIAPKVLPDSKLGDAISYTLNQWEYLTRYTNDGRMPIDNNLLERDIRIFATGRKSWLFSDTVDGAKASAVVYSLMLTCRACGVEPLAYLRHVLTELPQRADDADISDLLPFNFPKAAAA
- the tnpB gene encoding IS66 family insertion sequence element accessory protein TnpB (TnpB, as the term is used for proteins encoded by IS66 family insertion elements, is considered an accessory protein, since TnpC, encoded by a neighboring gene, is a DDE family transposase.), whose amino-acid sequence is MKIINMIRLSDCPDFNRGMHYETRWRDRMKLLFFDRSGFVMVLKRLTEDRFRWPRRETAVVTLSTEQLHWILDGIDIDAMVRHPVRQYQVAG